The Lates calcarifer isolate ASB-BC8 linkage group LG6, TLL_Latcal_v3, whole genome shotgun sequence genome includes a region encoding these proteins:
- the znf341 gene encoding zinc finger protein 341 isoform X1 → MAQAIFEVLEGMDNQTVLAVQSLLDGQGGVPDPNNQNVSGTPTIQSMDDEDVFLCGKCKKQFNSLPAFMTHKREQCQSSAPSLSTVSLASTNAYTPVPSISSGPQTPANRQVSTYITVPPSPLTHTLVQGNVLVSDDVLMSAISAFTSIDQPMATMQTPIQSNLSMHTAGVSYLQHHHHHHHHHHHQQQQPQSTHSLPSGQTPAHPLPAGQPAQQPLSSQVPASHSNSVVQVYSTLPHMAGVGGGGGGGGGGAEIHTLGLQPFHPVQVPSQCVESQSFTTPPVYSPGKQGTKTKTCSITTNLTELGDFEKVIIPKRPRSSKKSPDGATAEQLKGKGPKLKCNYCDKIFSKNFDLQQHIRSHTGEKPFQCIVCGRAFAQKSNVKKHMQTHKVWPMGVASTVSRLPVTVKVVPVSSNEEEGGREQQQQQQGEHEEEGPQQQTSQTQAEEEVAQSEAGGDLEESVMEVQADPEGSQGEAVQNGHPQAQIHSNQSQQCQAQTKQIVVIDSSYQCQFCASKFKTYFQLKSHLTQHKGEQVYKCVLKSCSQTFQKLDQFLEHIRTHQEQLTYRCHLCSKVFPSLFELGVHQYSHSFCPQQNTRKETTIYRCVKCQSRYSTQEALEQHLLTASHNFPCPHCQKVFPCERYFRRHLPTHGAGGRFKCQICKKAFKTEHYLKLHTRIHSGEKPYKCSLCEATFNRKDKVKRHMLIHEPFKKYKCPFRTHVGCTKEFNRPDKLKAHILSHSGIKPYKCLFCQKAFSRRAHMLEHQQSHTDNYRFRCSTCNKGFTRQSYYRDHKCPAAGNGTGTEGGEAGEAEEDEVVGVSMVEEKDGEDDGRRGRFTREATSLGTGRDDREEDERLKGSHEQVDRHREEEGMEEEGEQRRTDEGCRAAMSITIIEGQTGREEEEDGVEHGSGALEQIQSNDQNCLQQPCL, encoded by the exons ATGGCGCAGGCAATATTTGAAGTGCTTGAAG GCATGGACAACCAGACAGTGTTGGCGGTCCAGTCTCTGCTGGATGGCCAAGGCGGAGTTCCTGACCCAAACAACCAGAATGTCTCTGGGACGCCCACTATCCAGTCTATGG ACGACGAGGACGTGTTCCTGTGTGGGAAGTGTAAAAAACAGTTCAATTCTTTGCCAGCCTTCATGACACACAAGAGGGAGCAGTGCCAGTCTAGCGCCCCCTCCCTGTCTACGGTGTCCTTGGCCTCCACTAATGCCTACACACCGGTCCCGTCAATCAGTTCTGGACCACAGACTCCTGCCAACAGACAG GTGTCCACCTACATCACagtccctccctcccctctgacacacactctggTCCAAGGCAACGTGCTGGTCAGTGACGACGTTCTCATGTCTGCTATCTCAGCCTTCACCTCCATCGACCAGCCCATGGCCACCATGCAGACGCCTATACAG AGTAACTTGAGCATGCACACAGCTGGTGTATCCTACCTTcagcaccatcaccaccaccaccaccaccatcatcatcaacagcaaCAGCCACAATCCACCCACTCACTGCCCTCAGGCCAAACACCGGCCCACCCCCTCCCTGCTGGCCAGCCTGCCCAGCAGCCACTCTCCTCTCAAGTCCCAGCGAGCCACAGCAACTCAGTAGTCCAGGTGTACAGCACACTGCCCCACATGGCAGGGGTtggtggtggcggcggcggcggcggtggtggtgCAGAGATCCACACCCTGGGTCTGCAGCCGTTTCATCCTGTACAA GTGCCCAGTCAGTGTGTGGAGAGCCAGTCATTCACTACCCCCCCTGTCTACAGCCCCGGGAAACAGGGCACCAAAACAAAGACCTGCAGTATCACCACCAACCTGACAGAGCTGGGCGATTTTGAAAAGGTCATCATTCCCAAACGACCAAGGAGTAGCAAAAAGAGCCCTGATGGAGCAACAG cagagcagctgaaagGAAAAGGTCCAAAGCTGAAGTGTAATTACTGTGACAAAATCTTCTCAAAAAACTTTGATCTTCAGCAGCACATTAGAAG ccacacaggagagaaaccctTTCAGTGTATTGTCTGTGGCCGGGCCTTTGCCCAGAAGTCCAACGTgaagaaacacatgcagacacacaag GTATGGCCTATGGGTGTAGCCAGCACAGTGTCAAGATTACCAGTCACAGTTAAGGTGGTCCCAGTGTCATCCAacgaggaggaggggggcagggagcagcagcagcagcagcagggtgaaCATGAGGAGGAGGGGCCTCAGCAACAGACCAGTCAAACACAAGCAGAGGAAGAGGTAGCTCAATCAG AAGCTGGAGGGGATTTGGAGGAGAGTGTGATGGAGGTTCAGGCTGATCCGGAGGGCAGTCAGGGTGAAGCCGTGCAGAACGGGCATCCTCAGGCACAGATACACTCCAACCAGAGCCAACAGTGCCAGGCTCAGACCAAACAGATTGTTGTGATTGACAGCTCCTACCAGTGCCAGTTCTGCGCCAGCAAGTTCAAGACATACTTCCAGCTCAAGTCCCACCTGACCCAGCACAAAGGGGAGCAG GTTTATAAGTGTGTGCTGAAGTCCTGCTCCCAGACTTTCCAGAAGCTGGATCAGTTTTTGGAGCATATCAGGACGCACCAGGAGCAGCTGACCTACCGCTGCCACCTCTGCAGTAAGGTGTTCCCCTCGCTGTTTGAACTGGGGGTCCACCAGTACTCCCACAGCTTCTGCCCACAGCAGAACACACGCAAAGAAACCACCATCTACAG GTGTGTGAAGTGTCAGAGCAGATATTCTACCCAGGAGGCACTGGAACAACATCTTCTGACTGCCTCACACAACTTTCCCTGCCCACACTGTCAAAAG GTGTTTCCATGTGAAAGGTACTTTAGACGCCACCTCCCCACTCATGGAGCTGGAGGGAGGTTCAAGTGTCAGATCTGTAAGAAGGCCTTCAAGACTGAGCACTACCTCAAACTCCACACACGTATTCACTCAG GTGAAAAGCCGTATAAATGCTCCCTCTGTGAGGCGACATTCAACAGGAAGGACAAAGTGAAGCGGCACATGCTCATCCATGAACCTTTTAAGAAATACAAGTGTCCCTTCAG GACACATGTAGGCTGCACCAAAGAATTTAACAGACCAGACAAACTCAAAGCTCACATCCTGTCACATTCTG GTATCAAACCCTACAAGTGTCTATTTTGTCAGAAGGCGTTCAGCCGCAGGGCTCACATGCTCGAGCATCAGCAGTCCCACACAGACAACTACCGCTTCAGATGCTCCACCTGCAACAAGGGATTCACCAGACAGAGCTATTATAGAGACCACAAATGTCCCGCAGCAGGGAATGGGACAGgaactgaaggaggagaggctggagaggcagaggaagatgAGGTTGTAGGAGTATCAATGGTAGAGGAGAAGGATGGAGAGGATGACGGGAGAAGAGGCAGGTTCACAAGAGAAGCAACAAGCCTGGGGACTgggagagatgacagagaggaggacgaAAGGTTGAAGGGCAGCCACGAGCAGGTGGacagacacagggaggaggaggggatggaggaggagggggagcagaggaggactGATGAGGGATGTCGGGCTGCAATGTCCATCACCATCATTGAAGGGCAGAcgggaagagaggaggaggaggacggggtGGAGCATGGCAGCGGGGCACTGGAGCAGATTCAGAGCAATGACCAAAACTGTTTGCAGCAGCCATGTTTGTAG
- the znf341 gene encoding zinc finger protein 341 isoform X2 translates to MAQAIFEVLEGMDNQTVLAVQSLLDGQGGVPDPNNQNVSGTPTIQSMDDEDVFLCGKCKKQFNSLPAFMTHKREQCQSSAPSLSTVSLASTNAYTPVPSISSGPQTPANRQVSTYITVPPSPLTHTLVQGNVLVSDDVLMSAISAFTSIDQPMATMQTPIQSNLSMHTAGVSYLQHHHHHHHHHHHQQQQPQSTHSLPSGQTPAHPLPAGQPAQQPLSSQVPASHSNSVVQVYSTLPHMAGVGGGGGGGGGGAEIHTLGLQPFHPVQVPSQCVESQSFTTPPVYSPGKQGTKTKTCSITTNLTELGDFEKVIIPKRPRSSKKSPDGATEQLKGKGPKLKCNYCDKIFSKNFDLQQHIRSHTGEKPFQCIVCGRAFAQKSNVKKHMQTHKVWPMGVASTVSRLPVTVKVVPVSSNEEEGGREQQQQQQGEHEEEGPQQQTSQTQAEEEVAQSEAGGDLEESVMEVQADPEGSQGEAVQNGHPQAQIHSNQSQQCQAQTKQIVVIDSSYQCQFCASKFKTYFQLKSHLTQHKGEQVYKCVLKSCSQTFQKLDQFLEHIRTHQEQLTYRCHLCSKVFPSLFELGVHQYSHSFCPQQNTRKETTIYRCVKCQSRYSTQEALEQHLLTASHNFPCPHCQKVFPCERYFRRHLPTHGAGGRFKCQICKKAFKTEHYLKLHTRIHSGEKPYKCSLCEATFNRKDKVKRHMLIHEPFKKYKCPFRTHVGCTKEFNRPDKLKAHILSHSGIKPYKCLFCQKAFSRRAHMLEHQQSHTDNYRFRCSTCNKGFTRQSYYRDHKCPAAGNGTGTEGGEAGEAEEDEVVGVSMVEEKDGEDDGRRGRFTREATSLGTGRDDREEDERLKGSHEQVDRHREEEGMEEEGEQRRTDEGCRAAMSITIIEGQTGREEEEDGVEHGSGALEQIQSNDQNCLQQPCL, encoded by the exons ATGGCGCAGGCAATATTTGAAGTGCTTGAAG GCATGGACAACCAGACAGTGTTGGCGGTCCAGTCTCTGCTGGATGGCCAAGGCGGAGTTCCTGACCCAAACAACCAGAATGTCTCTGGGACGCCCACTATCCAGTCTATGG ACGACGAGGACGTGTTCCTGTGTGGGAAGTGTAAAAAACAGTTCAATTCTTTGCCAGCCTTCATGACACACAAGAGGGAGCAGTGCCAGTCTAGCGCCCCCTCCCTGTCTACGGTGTCCTTGGCCTCCACTAATGCCTACACACCGGTCCCGTCAATCAGTTCTGGACCACAGACTCCTGCCAACAGACAG GTGTCCACCTACATCACagtccctccctcccctctgacacacactctggTCCAAGGCAACGTGCTGGTCAGTGACGACGTTCTCATGTCTGCTATCTCAGCCTTCACCTCCATCGACCAGCCCATGGCCACCATGCAGACGCCTATACAG AGTAACTTGAGCATGCACACAGCTGGTGTATCCTACCTTcagcaccatcaccaccaccaccaccaccatcatcatcaacagcaaCAGCCACAATCCACCCACTCACTGCCCTCAGGCCAAACACCGGCCCACCCCCTCCCTGCTGGCCAGCCTGCCCAGCAGCCACTCTCCTCTCAAGTCCCAGCGAGCCACAGCAACTCAGTAGTCCAGGTGTACAGCACACTGCCCCACATGGCAGGGGTtggtggtggcggcggcggcggcggtggtggtgCAGAGATCCACACCCTGGGTCTGCAGCCGTTTCATCCTGTACAA GTGCCCAGTCAGTGTGTGGAGAGCCAGTCATTCACTACCCCCCCTGTCTACAGCCCCGGGAAACAGGGCACCAAAACAAAGACCTGCAGTATCACCACCAACCTGACAGAGCTGGGCGATTTTGAAAAGGTCATCATTCCCAAACGACCAAGGAGTAGCAAAAAGAGCCCTGATGGAGCAACAG agcagctgaaagGAAAAGGTCCAAAGCTGAAGTGTAATTACTGTGACAAAATCTTCTCAAAAAACTTTGATCTTCAGCAGCACATTAGAAG ccacacaggagagaaaccctTTCAGTGTATTGTCTGTGGCCGGGCCTTTGCCCAGAAGTCCAACGTgaagaaacacatgcagacacacaag GTATGGCCTATGGGTGTAGCCAGCACAGTGTCAAGATTACCAGTCACAGTTAAGGTGGTCCCAGTGTCATCCAacgaggaggaggggggcagggagcagcagcagcagcagcagggtgaaCATGAGGAGGAGGGGCCTCAGCAACAGACCAGTCAAACACAAGCAGAGGAAGAGGTAGCTCAATCAG AAGCTGGAGGGGATTTGGAGGAGAGTGTGATGGAGGTTCAGGCTGATCCGGAGGGCAGTCAGGGTGAAGCCGTGCAGAACGGGCATCCTCAGGCACAGATACACTCCAACCAGAGCCAACAGTGCCAGGCTCAGACCAAACAGATTGTTGTGATTGACAGCTCCTACCAGTGCCAGTTCTGCGCCAGCAAGTTCAAGACATACTTCCAGCTCAAGTCCCACCTGACCCAGCACAAAGGGGAGCAG GTTTATAAGTGTGTGCTGAAGTCCTGCTCCCAGACTTTCCAGAAGCTGGATCAGTTTTTGGAGCATATCAGGACGCACCAGGAGCAGCTGACCTACCGCTGCCACCTCTGCAGTAAGGTGTTCCCCTCGCTGTTTGAACTGGGGGTCCACCAGTACTCCCACAGCTTCTGCCCACAGCAGAACACACGCAAAGAAACCACCATCTACAG GTGTGTGAAGTGTCAGAGCAGATATTCTACCCAGGAGGCACTGGAACAACATCTTCTGACTGCCTCACACAACTTTCCCTGCCCACACTGTCAAAAG GTGTTTCCATGTGAAAGGTACTTTAGACGCCACCTCCCCACTCATGGAGCTGGAGGGAGGTTCAAGTGTCAGATCTGTAAGAAGGCCTTCAAGACTGAGCACTACCTCAAACTCCACACACGTATTCACTCAG GTGAAAAGCCGTATAAATGCTCCCTCTGTGAGGCGACATTCAACAGGAAGGACAAAGTGAAGCGGCACATGCTCATCCATGAACCTTTTAAGAAATACAAGTGTCCCTTCAG GACACATGTAGGCTGCACCAAAGAATTTAACAGACCAGACAAACTCAAAGCTCACATCCTGTCACATTCTG GTATCAAACCCTACAAGTGTCTATTTTGTCAGAAGGCGTTCAGCCGCAGGGCTCACATGCTCGAGCATCAGCAGTCCCACACAGACAACTACCGCTTCAGATGCTCCACCTGCAACAAGGGATTCACCAGACAGAGCTATTATAGAGACCACAAATGTCCCGCAGCAGGGAATGGGACAGgaactgaaggaggagaggctggagaggcagaggaagatgAGGTTGTAGGAGTATCAATGGTAGAGGAGAAGGATGGAGAGGATGACGGGAGAAGAGGCAGGTTCACAAGAGAAGCAACAAGCCTGGGGACTgggagagatgacagagaggaggacgaAAGGTTGAAGGGCAGCCACGAGCAGGTGGacagacacagggaggaggaggggatggaggaggagggggagcagaggaggactGATGAGGGATGTCGGGCTGCAATGTCCATCACCATCATTGAAGGGCAGAcgggaagagaggaggaggaggacggggtGGAGCATGGCAGCGGGGCACTGGAGCAGATTCAGAGCAATGACCAAAACTGTTTGCAGCAGCCATGTTTGTAG